The genomic window AACAACTTAATAGAAAATTTAGTTCAAGAACGTAAGGCAATGCAAAGTGGAACTTCAATACATGATAAATAAAAAAGTATAAGTTCTATAAAGGTAAGTTTGGATGAGGATGCTTGGATAAAAAACTATCAATTAATATTGAATTTTTAGAGATTTTCTATTGTATATAGCTAATTAAATCTATATAGAATATTGTAAATACAAAAACCCTATATAATAAACAATTAAATTGTTTATTATATAGGGTTTTTGTATAATTTCGTAGCTTTTTATTTTATGTAATAATTAGTATATTAAATTACATTTTTTGTACATTTGTAGCCATAGGACCTTTTGGACCTTCCTCAACATCAAAGCTTACATTTTGACTTTCTTGTAGATCTTTTTCAGGGCCTTTTTCTTTGATTTGAGAATGATGAACAAATACATCATTACCATCATCGCAAGATATAAATCCATATCCTTTTTCAGTATTAAACCATTTAACAATACCTGTTCTACTTGACATAAATATCTCTCCTTATAAAAAAGTATTTCTTAAATATTATTAGCCAAGGGATTAGTTTTTAAACAAAATAATATAAAAAATATATTAAATTTTTAAAATGGAACTACAGTCATTTAAAATTATGATTAAAAAATCGAATAAGGAGACTGTGGTTATAATTAAATTGGACAACTTTTTTATTTAAGACAAAATTTAAATGTTGCATAGTAGCTTTTTAATATAGTATTCTTTTATTATGAATTTAAGTTTAAATTAGGAGGACAATATGAATAGTGCTTTTGATTCTTTTGAAATTGCAATGTTAATAAAAGAAATATATGCAAAAAGTATAAAGGTAATAAGTGATGGATTAAAAGATAGTGGACTTACACATCAACAAATAATGGTAATAAAAATAATAGCTCATAACGGAGAAGTAATAATTTCAGATATATGTGAAGAGATGTCTTTAGCAAAGGGGACAGTATCTGGAATAGTTAGAAGACTTGAAGAAGCTGGATATGTTGAAAAAGTAAAACATGAGGGAGATAAAAGAAATACTTATGTTAGATTTTCAGCTAAAGGAAGAGAGTTTGCTAAAGAATTTAGATTTACTATAAATAAAAGCTTTGATGAGATATTTAAAAATTTTACAGATGAGGAACTTTTAAGAGTTAAAAATGAACTAAAAGTTTTAAAAGAAAAAATTAAATAATTTAAATAATTTATTATTTAAATTATTGACAAGATATATATATTAATCATATAATAGTTCGCATAGAAACTAAATAGTTCGCATAGAAACTATTTTTAAGGAGGAAATTTATATGGATTCAAAATTAATTTTAGCAATTGTAGCAATAACTTTAGCCTTAGTATTTTATACAATAGGTGTATTTGGTGAAAGGAGATCAAAAAGCTTAAATAAAAATCATGTATTAATATTTTGGCTTGGATTAATTTGTGATACAACAGGAACAGTTACAATGAGTAAAATAGCGGCAGAAGGAGTAACAGAAATATCAAAAAGTGCTCAAGTAATACATGGAGTTACAGGATTACTTGCTATAGTATTAATGTTATTCCACGCTGTATGGGCAACCTGGGTTTTATATAAGAATGATGAAGATAAGAAGGTTGCTTTTCATAAATTTAGCATAGCAGTTTGGATGGTTTGGTTAGTACCATATATAGTTGGGGCAATAATTGGAATGATGTAACATTTTAAATAAATGGATAAATAGAGTATAGTTTAATTTGAATTAATTGTAATTATTTTAATTAAACAAATATTTAGAAAAAAATTAAAATTTGTATTGACTAAAAAGAAACAATAGTATATTCTAAATATAATATTTTAAGCAAAATAAATTCGATGAAGAGAAAAAGTAAGTAATATTTTTGTTCCACAGAGAGTTGGTAATTAGCTGAAAGCCAATGTTCAAGGTATAACCGAAAATCATCTCGGAGAAGTAAGGCAGAAGTTTTTTTAGTAAGTCTTATCGGAGTTTTTCACCGTTAAAAGAAAAGCGTATTATTTAGTACGTTACTGAGAGCTATAAAAGAATCTATTTTTAATATAGGTTAATTTTTATAGAATTAGGGTGGTATCGCGATTAACCTCGTCCCTTTTTTAAGGGACGGGGGTTTTTTTATTTTGCAAAAGGGGGGATTTATATGGATATAGAAGGTGGCATAATTATTCGGAAATAAAAAATTAAAATGTTTTGGAGGAATTTAAAATGAAAAATTTATCAAAGAAAGATTTATTACTTGTAAGTTTAATGCTTTTTTCATTATTTTTTGGAGCCGGTAATTTGATTTTTCCACCATTTTTGGGGCAATCAGCAGGAGGTTCAACTATTGTAGCAATGCTAGGTTTTTTTGTAACTGCAGTAGGATTCCCTGTGTTAGGAGTAGTAGTAATAGCTAAAGCAGGAGGATTATATGCTTTAGCAAAAAGAGTAAATAAAATATTTGCTGGTATATTTACAGTATTAATATATTTATCTATAGGACCAGGATTAGGTATTCCAAGAGCAGGAAGCTTACCTTTTGAAATGGCAGTTGCACCTTATTTGCCAAGTAGTATATCAAAGGTATTCGCTTTGTTTATGTTTACATTAGTATTCTTTACTGTTGCATATTGGCTTTCATTATCTCCAAGTAAATTGGTAGATAGAATGGGGAAAGTTTTAACCCCAACATTACTTGTTTTAGTTGCATTAATTTTTATAGCGGCTATTTTTAAACCATTAGGAGGATATGGAGAGGCAACAGGAGAATATATGACATCTCCGCTTATCAAGGGCTTCCTAGAGGGATATTTAACTATGGACACAATTGCAGCTTTAAACTTTGGAATAGTAATTAGTTTAGCTATAAAATCTAGAGGAATTGATGATGAAAAGGTAGTTATTTCAACATCAGTAAAGGCAGGACTTATAGCAGGGTTTTTATTAATATTAATATATTCAATGTTGGCGCATTTAGGGGCAACAAGTGGAGCTAGATTTGGAGCTACTGAAAATGGAGCACAAACATTAACAAATGTAATGACATATATTTTTGGAAAGCCAGGAGCAGTGTTACTTGCAGTAGTATTTACATTAGCTTGTTTAACAACTTGTGTAGGTCTAATAACATCTTGCAGTCAATACTTTACAACTTTAACTAATAAGGTGAAATATAAGACTTGGGTAACTATATTATCATTATCAAGTATGATTCTTGCTAATATGGGATTAACAAAAATTTTATCAATATCAGTACCAGTTTTAAATGCTATTTATCCAGTGGCAATAATGTTAATAGTACTAGGAACTATTCATAATTTCTTTAGAGGAAGTACAATTGTATATTTTACAACAATATTATTTACAGCAGTAGTAAGTGTTGTAGATGCTTTAGAGCAAGTGGGAATAACTATGGGAGTAGTAAATAAATTATTTGATAAATTACCTTTTTACTCACAAGGATTAGGATGGATGATTCCAGCGTTAGTGGGCTTGTTACTAGGAATTGTTTTAAAAGAAGTTAAAGGGAAAGTTGGAGAAAATAAAAATATTCAAACAACTAATAATTATTATTGATTAGTAGGCTTTTTAAAAGTATAATTAAATATAAGATAAAAATTTTATATAATTAAGGAGGAAATATGGATACTTTAAAAAATGTTTATGAAAATAGTTTTAATAGTATAGATGAAATTATGAAGAAATATGGAAATACTAATTTAACTCAAGAAGATTATCCTAAGGAGTGGAAGGGATTTAGAGAATTAGTATTAGTAGATAGGGTACAAGAATGTGAAGATATAGTATCTTTTTACTTTAAATCTAAAGACGGGAAAAAATTAATAAATCATAAGCCAGGTCAATATTTACCAATAAAAATAAAAACAAATGATCCTAAGTACAAAGAAGAAATAAGGACATATAGTTTATCAATGAAACCTAATGAACATATTTATAGAATAAGTGTAAAAAAGGTTCTAGGTGGTTTAATAAGTACTTATTTACATGAGAATCTAAAAGTTGGAGATATAGTTAATGCTATGATGCCAACAGGAATATTTACATTAAAAGATGCAGATAAAGATAGAAATATAGTTTTAATATCAGCTGGTATTGGTATTACTCCAGTACTTTCAATGCTATATGAAGGTGTAAATACTTTTGAAAATATATACTTTATTCAGGCAGTTCAAAACTCAAAAATTCAACCATTTGGTTATGATGTTGAAAAAATAAGAGAAGGAAGTAGTTTGAAAAGCTATGTTTTTTATAGCAATCCTCTAGATGAAGATATTCAAGGTAAAGATTATGATTTTACTGGATATATAAATAAAGAGTGGATAAAAGATAATCTTCCATTAGATGCTGAGTTTTATTTCTGTGGACCACCACCATTTATGAAAATTTTAAATAAGTCATTAAAAGAGTTAGGTGTTAAAAAGGAAAATATAAACTTTGAGTTCTTTGGAAAACCAGAAGATATGGAATAAAATTTATATAATTTATAAAAAAGTGGATTTAATAATATGAATCCACTTTTTTTGTGCAAAAGACATTATTAATAAATTTTAAAATAATATTACGTTATTAAATTTTATATTAGTTTTATAACAATTAGCACTTGAAAAATATGAAGTGATACTATAGTATTTCCATATATAGTAATAATCAAGGGGACGATATATTTAATATGAGGGGAGTATATTATGGAGATTAAGCTAAAAAGAAGAGAAATAATTTTTAAAAAGCTACTTGAAATCACAGGAGAAAAGGGTATTGGAGTTACAACACAGCAATTATCAAATATTTTAGGAATAGGCAGAGCTAATATAAGCAATGAATTAAATAGATTATGTGAGGAAGGCCGAGTAAAAAAATCAAATGGGAGACCTGTACTTTATTTTGCTATAAATGAAAAAAATAAAAAGGTGGTAGACAGTA from Clostridium septicum includes these protein-coding regions:
- a CDS encoding MarR family winged helix-turn-helix transcriptional regulator produces the protein MNSAFDSFEIAMLIKEIYAKSIKVISDGLKDSGLTHQQIMVIKIIAHNGEVIISDICEEMSLAKGTVSGIVRRLEEAGYVEKVKHEGDKRNTYVRFSAKGREFAKEFRFTINKSFDEIFKNFTDEELLRVKNELKVLKEKIK
- the brnQ gene encoding branched-chain amino acid transport system II carrier protein, with protein sequence MKNLSKKDLLLVSLMLFSLFFGAGNLIFPPFLGQSAGGSTIVAMLGFFVTAVGFPVLGVVVIAKAGGLYALAKRVNKIFAGIFTVLIYLSIGPGLGIPRAGSLPFEMAVAPYLPSSISKVFALFMFTLVFFTVAYWLSLSPSKLVDRMGKVLTPTLLVLVALIFIAAIFKPLGGYGEATGEYMTSPLIKGFLEGYLTMDTIAALNFGIVISLAIKSRGIDDEKVVISTSVKAGLIAGFLLILIYSMLAHLGATSGARFGATENGAQTLTNVMTYIFGKPGAVLLAVVFTLACLTTCVGLITSCSQYFTTLTNKVKYKTWVTILSLSSMILANMGLTKILSISVPVLNAIYPVAIMLIVLGTIHNFFRGSTIVYFTTILFTAVVSVVDALEQVGITMGVVNKLFDKLPFYSQGLGWMIPALVGLLLGIVLKEVKGKVGENKNIQTTNNYY
- a CDS encoding HsmA family protein, with protein sequence MDSKLILAIVAITLALVFYTIGVFGERRSKSLNKNHVLIFWLGLICDTTGTVTMSKIAAEGVTEISKSAQVIHGVTGLLAIVLMLFHAVWATWVLYKNDEDKKVAFHKFSIAVWMVWLVPYIVGAIIGMM
- a CDS encoding FAD-binding oxidoreductase; this encodes MDTLKNVYENSFNSIDEIMKKYGNTNLTQEDYPKEWKGFRELVLVDRVQECEDIVSFYFKSKDGKKLINHKPGQYLPIKIKTNDPKYKEEIRTYSLSMKPNEHIYRISVKKVLGGLISTYLHENLKVGDIVNAMMPTGIFTLKDADKDRNIVLISAGIGITPVLSMLYEGVNTFENIYFIQAVQNSKIQPFGYDVEKIREGSSLKSYVFYSNPLDEDIQGKDYDFTGYINKEWIKDNLPLDAEFYFCGPPPFMKILNKSLKELGVKKENINFEFFGKPEDME
- a CDS encoding cold-shock protein, producing MSSRTGIVKWFNTEKGYGFISCDDGNDVFVHHSQIKEKGPEKDLQESQNVSFDVEEGPKGPMATNVQKM